The DNA sequence GACCGGCTGGCGCCCGACGGCATCGACATCAATTTCGAACAGGTCGGCGGCGACATCATGGTCGCGGTGCTGCAGCGCATGAAAACCTTCGGCCGCATGCCGCTGTGCGGGCTGATCAGCAGCTACAACGCCACCACCGCCAGCGAGCCACCGGGCTATTGGACGATGATGCTGATGCGCCGGTTGACGGTGCGCGGTTTCATCGTCACCGATTTCGCACCCCGGTTCGCCGAAAGCGGCCAGGCGCTGCTCGGCTGGATGTTGGACGGGCGGTTGAAGACCCGGCAGGATGTGCGGCCGGGCCTCGACAATGCGGCCCGGCTCGTCCGCGAACTCTACACCGGTGGCAACTTCGGCAAACTGCTCGTCGAGGTCACGCCGCCCTGACACGGGCGCCGGACGGCGCAAAAGGCGGTTGGCGATGCGCGTCATGATCCTGGTCAAGGCGACGGCGGACAGCGAGGCCGGCCATTTTCCCATGCCTTGGACCGCAAGCATGATGGCGGCCATGGGGCGGTTCAACGACGATCTCGCCGCGGCCGGGGTTCTGGTCACGGGCGACGGGCTCAAGCCTTCGTCGCACGGCCGGCGTGTCGTCTTCGACGGTGCCGATCGCACCGTGGTCGCTGGTCCCTTTGCCGCGACGTCGGAACTCGTCGCCGGTTTCTGGCTGTGGGATGTCGCGGACATGGACGCGGCGGTCGCCTGGGTGCGGCGCTGCCCCAACCCGATGCCCGGCCCCAGCATTATCGAAATCCGACCGCTTTACGAAAGTAACGACCTGCCCGATTTCTGACCGCGCGCCACGATCCAAAATCCTCGCCAAATGAACAGGATTGGCCAGTTCGATTGCCGATGAACGCGAATCGTGGTAATCAACTCCGACATTCTGATCAGACCATTGATTAACTGCCAGAAAACATGCGCCGGAACAGGCGCCGGACAGCATTGAAATAGCGCAGGGACTGCCGGGGATTCGAAGTCATTGCTGAAGGCCGTCGTCGCATCTTGCGGCACTAGACCTTCGTGTCTTTGCGACAACAGTTCCCGGCGACGGGAAACAGGTGAAGAACATCCAGATCAGAGAATAGAGAACAGAACATATTGCAGCGGGGGAGTGAGCCATGCCGGCCGTGCTGACCTATCCGGGCGTCTATATCGAGGAAACCGCCAGCGGGGTGCGAAGCATCGCCGGCGTCGCCACCTCCATCGCCGCCTTTGTCGGCCGCACCCGCCGCGGGCCCACCAACGAACCGATCGTCATCAACAGCTATGGCGATTTCGAACGCCGTTTCGGCGGCCTGTGGGTGGCCAGCCCGCTCAGCTTCGCGGTGCGCGACTTCTATCTCAACGGCGGCGGCACCGCGATCATCGTCCGGCTGTTCCACCCGCAATTCGCCGATGCCGCCGCCCGCACCGCCGCGCTTGCTGCCGCCACCACCGAGGCACAGACCGGGGCCGACCTCGTCGCCGCCGCCGCGACCACGGCCGCCGGGGCCGGCGGCGCCACCGCCGCCGGCGTCGCGGCGGCCGCCCAGACGGCAGCCGGGACCGCCGTCGGCACGTCGGGCCTTGCCGCCGGGAACGCCGTCGCTGCCGCTGCGGCAGCCGCTGCCGCAGCGCCGGCTGCGACCCCGGCCACTGTCTCGGCTGCGGCGACCGGCGCTGTCGCCGATGCCGTGACCGCCGCCGCGGCCAGCGCAGCGCCGGTCACGGCCGCGTCGATCGATGCCAACGGCCTGTCGCTGGAGGCGGCAAGCCCCGGGGACTGGGGCAATCTGCTGCGCGCCCGCATCGACCATGATGTCGCTGTCGATCCCGCCAACCCCGCTGCCGCCACAATGATGTTCAACCTGACCGTCCGCGACGGCCAGACCGGCGAGGTCGAGGTCCACCGCAACCTGTCGGTCGACCCTGGCCATCCGCGCCGCGCCGACCTGGTGCTCAAGGATTCCTCCGCCCTTGTCCGCGCCCCGACGCTGCCGGCGGCCCGCCCGGGCGCCAGCACGACCACGCCCGGCACGGACCCCTGGGCAACCAACACCCCGGCCACCAACGCCGCCGTGGCGGAGGCCGATCGCGCCGGCAACGGCAATGCCCTGACCGCCGGCGACTTCACTCCGGCCGGCGCTGCGGCTGCCAAACAGGGGCTGTACGCGCTCGACAAGGCCGACCAGTTCAACCTGTTGTGCATCCCGCCGCATACCCCCGAAGGCAGCATCGAAGCCGCCCTTGTCGATGCCGGCATCGCCTATTGCACCGGCCGCCGCGCGATGATGATCGTCGATCCGCCGGCCGATTGGGACAGCAAGGAAGATGCCATCGCCGGCGTCGATGCCGGAGTCGGGACCGCCAGCGCCAATGCGGCGCTGTTCTTTCCGCGCATCGTCCAGCAGAACCCGCTGCGCGACAACCGGGAGGAAGCCTTTGCCCCCTGCGGCGCCATCGCGGGGCTGATCGCCCGCATCGACGGCCAGCGCGGCGTCTGGAAGGCGCCGGCCGGGCTCGATGCGACTCTCGTCAATGTGCCGAAGCTGTCGGTGCCGCTGACGGACCTCGAAAATGGCGAGCTCAACCCGCTCGGGGTCAATTGCCTGCGCGCCCTGCCCGGCGCCGGCCGCGTCGTCTGGGGCGCGCGCACCCGGCGCGGCAGCGACCGGCTGGCGGACCAGTGGAAATATATCCCGGTCCGCCGCACCGCCCTCTACATTGAGGAAAGCCTGTATCGCGGCACGCAATGGGTGGTGTTCGAACCCAATGACGAGCCGCTCTGGGCGTCGATCCGTCTCAACATCGGCGCCTTCCTCCACGGCCTGTTCCGCCAGGGCGCCTTCCAGGGCACCGCCCCGCGCGATGCCTATTTCGTCAAGTGCGACAAGGACACGACGCTGCAGGCCGATATCGACCGCGGTGTCGTCAACATCGTCGTCGGCTTCGCGCCGCTCAAACCCGCCGAGTTCGTCGTCATCCGCCTGCAGCAGATCGCCGGGCAGATCCAGGCCTGAGGAGACCGAAGGTGCCACAATTCACCGTGAACGCCTCGCGGTTCGATCCGTACAAGAACTTCAAGTTCCGGGTCAGCCTCGAAGGCCGCTATGTCGCCGGAATCTCCAAGGTCGGCGCGCTGAAACGCACCACCGAGGTGGTCAAGCATCGCGAAGGCGGCGACCCGAGCAGCAGCCGCAAGTCACCCGGCCGCACCGAATATGAAGCGATCACGCTGGAACGCGGCGTGACCCATGATGTCGAATTCGAACGCTGGGCCAACAAGGTCTGGAACTTCGGGTCGGGGCTGGGCAGCGAAGTCTCGCTCAAGGACTTTCGCAAGGACCTGATCATCGAGGTCTATAACGAGGCCGGGCAGAAGGTCATTGCCTACAAGATCTTCCGCGCCTGGGTGTCGGAATTCCAGGCGCAGGCCGATCTCGACGCCAATGCCAACGCCGTCCTGATCCAGTCGATCAAGCTCGAACACGAAGGCTGGGAACGCGACTATGAAGTCGCCGAACCGTCCGAGCCCAGCTTCACCGAGCCCGCCTGAGGCCGGGGCCATGCCCACAACCATGCCTGCAACCATGGCAGCGCCCGGCGAGGCCGCGATGCTCGACCTTTGGGAGGCCGGCAGCGGCGCGTCGTTGACCCGGCGCGGCCTCCACCTGCTCGCGGCGGCCTTGCCCGACACGCACGGGCTGGCGAACCTCAGCATCGGCGCGCGCGACGCCGAACTGCTGGCGCTCCACGACCGGTTGTTCGGACCTGCCATCGCCTGCCGGACGGACTGTGCCGCCTGTGGTGCCCCGATCGAGCTGGCATTTGCCACCGACGATATCCGCGCCGATGCGGCGCTGCGCGACACGGTCGACGTCGTCGTCGGCGACACCCGCATCCGCGCGCGCCTGCTCGACAGCCGCGACCTGCTCGCCATCGAAGCCGAAAGCGACCCGACCACCGCCGAGCGCCGGCTGCTGGAACGCTGCATCGTCACCGCCGAACATGCCGGCACGCCGGTGGCGCCCGCCGAGGTCCCGGCAGCCGCGATGGACGCCGTCGGTGCCGCCCTCGCCGCCGCCGATCCGCAGGCGGAAATCCTGCTCGATATCGCCTGCGCCGATTGCGCCGCGACGGCGCTGGCGCCCTTCGATATCGTCGGCCATGTCTGGGCGCGGCTCGACCATTGGGCCCGCGCCATGCTCGGCGCGGTGGACAGCCTCGCGCGCAGCTATGGCTGGAGCGAGGCTGCGATCCTGGCGCTCGGCCCGGTCCGCCGCCAGGCCTATCTCGATCGCATCGCCGGCGCCGCATGAGCCTCATTCGCCACCTCGTCCAGCGCACCCTCGCCGCCGGGACCGGCCTGCGCCCGCTGCTCGCGCCCGACTTCGGCGCGCCGCACCCGGCACCGGGCGAAGACCTGGTCGCGGACAGCGCCCGGCCGGCACCCCCGCGCCACCCGGCGCCGTCGCCGGCCGCCGCAATGGCTCCGGTCCCAGCCGCACCGGAGCCGCGGACGCCGCCCGTTCGAAGGTCGGCCGCCGAGGTGCCGGCGGTGGCCGCGGTGCCGGCCATGACACCACCGGCGCCGGCGAAATCGCCGCGCCAGCCCGACCCTGAAGACCCCGTCGCCCTGCCGCGTCGCCGCGCGCACCGCGCCGCTGCCCCTGACCCCATCCCCGAACCGCTGCCGGCGCCGCCGGCCACCCGCCCGCGCCCCACGCACCCGACCCAAGCCGCCGCGGCGCCGCCGCTTCCACCTCCGCAGCCGCTTGTGGCACCGCAATCGGCAGGCCGCACCACATCGCCCCGCGCCGCCGATCCGCCGGCACCGGCGCCGGCCCGCGCCCCTCGTGCAGCGCCCGCGCCCGCACCCGTCCCGGCGCCGCACCTTCCGATCGCGGCGCCCCGCGCCGCCGCGCCCCCGGCACGCCCCTCCGTCATCCCGACGCTGCCCCAGAGCGCCCCGCGCCCGACCCCGATCGTCCCGCCGGCACCCCCGCCCGCTGCCCTGGTGACCCCCGTCACCGCCCCGGCGGCGCCCGCATCCGCCCCGCCGCCGCCCGATGTCATCATCAGCATCGGCCGCATCGAGGTTCGCGCCGGCACCGCCCCGCCGGTCCGGCAGGCACAATCGCGCAACCCGGCGCCGCCGCTCAGCCTCGCCGATTACCTCGGCAAGCGCGAAGGAAGTCGGCGGTGAGCAACCACCTCGCCATCGCCAATGTCACCGCCGCCATCGGCCAGATCGCCCATGGCGCGGCGCAGGGCGCCGTCGGCGGCGTCGGCATCCGCTATGGCCGCCCCAACGCCACCGACACCGGCGGCCGCGTCAACGTCTATCTCTACCAGATCGTCCCCAATGCCGCGCTGCGCAACGCCGACCTGCCGACGCGCAGCGGCACCGGCGGGCTCGCCGGCCGGCCGACGGCGGCGCTCGACCTCCATTACCTCGTCAGCTTCTACGGCAATGCCCAGCTGTTCGAGCCCGATCGCATGGCCGGTGCAGTGGTGCGCGATCTCCACGCCCGTCCGGTGCTCGACGCCGCGACGCTCGCCAATGCCGTCGCCAGCAATGCGGCGTCGCTGACCGGCAGCAACCTGGGCCAGACGCTGGAGCGCGTCACCCTCACGCCCATGTCGCTGACCATCGACGACATGTCGCGGCTCTGGTCGCTGTTCACCCAGGCGCCGCACACCTTGTCGGTCGCCTATCGCGCCGGGGTCGTGCTGATCGACGCCCTTGAAAGCGGCCCTGCGCCGGCGCCTGTGCTGCGGCGCGGCGATGATGGCCGCGGCGTACTGACCAGCATCGATCGCACCCCGCGGCTCACCACCGCCTGGGTCGGCTTTGCCGCATCGGTCGACCGGCAGCCGCCGCTGCCCAGCCTGCCCGTCGCGATGCCGGGCACGCTGCTCCGCATCGCCGGCACCGACCTCGATGGTGAACGGCTCGACCTGCACTTCGTCCATCCGCGCCGCGCCGACCGCAGCCTGACCATCGCCGCTGCCGACCGCAGCGCCAGCGAAATCCGGCTCGCCATCCCCGATGATGGCGCCGACTGGGCGGCCGGCCTTTATGCCGTCACCGCCGAAGTCGTTCGCGACGGCACGCTGCTGCGTGCGCCGCTGTGGCCGCTGGTGCTGGCACCGCGTGTCACCGGCCTGTCGCCCAACCCGGCCGGGCCGGCCGGCGGCAGCGTCGCCATCACCGTCACGACGGCACCGATCGTGCTGGCCACCCAGGCCGCGAGCCTGCGCGCCGGCCCCATCACCGTCGCGGCCGAGCCGCGCGGGCTCGACAGCGATCCGCTGGTCTTCATCCTCGACCCCGCCCCGGTGCTGGCGGGGGCGCTGGTTCGGCTCACTGTCGATGGCGCCGAAAGCCTGCCGGTCGTTATCGACGCCGTGTCGGGCGATTTCGCCTTCGACGACGGCCAGCGGCTGACCATCGCATGAGCGCCGCTCCCGCCCCCGACATGGCCGCCAAGGCCTGGTTCGCCGCCAATGATGCCTGGCTGGCGGCGATGATGGCGCAGCTGCGTCACCGCCTCAACCTCGCTGCCCCGCCGCCGCCCGCTGCCGGACCCGCCGACATGCCTGCCCCGCCGCCGCGCCGTGGGCTGTTCGGCCTGTGGGGCAGCGATGCCGACGCCGCCGAACCCACGATGCTGCTGCCGCCGCCCGGCCCGGTTTCCGCCGCGATCGAGGAAAAGCGCCTCGCCGATGCGGTGGCCGAGGCAGAGGCGCACGACCCGCCGCCGGCGCTGGTGGCGCTGGGCCAGCGTTTCCAGCTGACTCCGTTCGAGCGCGACATCCTCGCCCTGTGCGTTGCCGCCGAACTCGACCCCGGCATCGCCGCCGCGCTTCCCGGCGGCCGGCCGAGCTTTGCCATTGCCCTGGCGGTGTTGCCCGACGGCGCCTGGGAAGCGCTGGCACCCGACCGCCCGCTGCGCCATTGGCAACTCGTCGCGGTCGATCGCGGCGAGGGCCGGTCGCTCGCCGCCAGCCCGCTGCGCATCGACGAGCGCATCCTCAACCATGCCAAGGGATTGCAACACCGCGACGCCCGGCTGGCGCCGCTGCTGCGCCCGCTGGCGCCGGCACCCGACCATCTGCCCGGATCGCAATGGGCCGGCGCGGGCGCCGTTGCGACGGCGCTCGGAGCCGATGCGCCCGGCCTCGCCGTGCTGCGCGGCAGCGACCTTGCCAGCAAGCACGATGTCGCCGCCGCCGCCGCCGCGGCCCATGGCCTGTCGCTGTACAGCCTTGCCGCCGACGACCTGCCGGCGGCACCCGAGGAGATCGAGCTACTCGCCCGACTGTGGCACCGCGAGGCGCTGCTGGCGCCGCTGGCGCTGTTCATCGACGCCCAGGGCCCCGTCGTCGACGGGGCCGCCGCCCGGGCGGTGCGCTTTGCCGCCCGCAGCGGCGGCCCGTTGCTGCTGGCCAGCCGCGCCGCCGTGCCACTGGGATTCGATCCGCTGGCGGATGTCGAGGTGCAGCGCCCGACAGCCGCCGAGCAGGTGGCGCTGTGGCAGGACGCGCTGGCCGACACCGACGATGCCATCGCCCGCCCGCTTGCCGGCCGCTTCGATCTCGACCGGCGCACCATTGCCGACGCCGGCCGCGCGGCGCTGTCGGGGGCGCCCGAAACGCCGCTGCACGACCGGCTGATGGCGGCGACGCGCGACCGCACCCGGCCGCGCCTCGACCGGCTTGCCGATCGGGTCGCCGTCAAGGCGGGCCTTGCCGACATCGTTCTGCCGCCGGCGCCGGCGGCGCAGCTGGCGCAGCTGGTGGCGCAGGTCGAAAACCGCGTCACCGTGCTGGGCGACTGGGGGTTCGGCGACCGCATGAACCGCGGCATGGGCGTCAGCGCGCTGTTCGTCGGCGACAGCGGCACCGGCAAGACGATGGCGGCCGAGGCCGTCGCGCATGAACTGGGGCTCGACCTCTACCGGATCGATCTGTCCGCCGTCGTCAGCAAATATATCGGCGAAACCGAAAAGAACCTGGGCGCGCTGTTCGATGCCGCCGAAGCCGGCAGCGCCGTGCTGCTGTTCGACGAAGCCGATGCGCTGTTCGGCAAGCGCAGCGAGGTCAAGGATGCCCATGACCGCTTCGCCAATATCGAGATCGACTATCTGCTGCAGCGCATGGAGGCGTTTCGCGGCCTCGCCATCCTGACCACCAACATGAAGGCGGCGCTCGACCCGGCGTTCACCCGGCGCCTGCGCTTCATCGTCGATTTTCCCTATCCCGGCGCCGCCGAGCGCGAGCGCATCTGGCAGCGCGCCTTCCCGCCGGCCGTGCCGCTCGACAGCATCGATGTCGCCCGCCTCGCCCGGCTCGACCTGACCGGCGCCGCGATCCAGTCGGTCGCACTCAATGCCGCCTTCGCCGCCGCCGATCGCGGCACCCCGGTGACGATGCCGCTGCTGATGGACGCCGCCCGCGCCGAATTCCGCAAGCTGGACCGCCCGGTCAACGAAGCCGATTTCCGCACCGCCCCGCCGGTGCCCAAGGGGGTCGCGGCATGACGGTCCGGCTGCACATCGATCGCATTGTCCTCGATGCGGGCGTGGTGGCGGTGGCCGATCTGCCGGTTTTCGAGGCGGCTTTCAGCGACGCGCTGCAGCGGCTGCTTGCCGATCCGGACTTGGCGATGCGGGGCACTCATGGGGCGATCGCCGGTCTGACCGCACCGCCCCTCCGCACGCCCGCGACCGATACGCGCGCGCTGGGCGAAGATATGGCCGCCGCCGTTTTTGGAGGGATATTCCCATGAGCAAGCACAAGACCGCGGGCGAACTGAAGCGAATGGCCCCTCCGGCCCGACGCGCCGACAAGGCGACCGGCCACGCGTGCGGCGGGTGCGGTGCCAAGACCGGAGGAGGCGGGCAATGCGCGAAATGCAGCCACGACGAAGGTGCGGGCATGGGCGCGCTGGCGGAATTCCTCGGGCACGATCTGGCCCATGTCGCGACACATTCGAACGATCGCTCGCAGGAGCTGTCGGCGCTCGGATTCCAGCTTGGCAGGGCCGCGAACACGAACGGGCGATTGCCGCCGGTCGACACCACCCGCCAGTTGCTGGCGCACGGCCTTGCCGGGATGATGCAGCAACCTTCCGGCAGCGGCGCCATGTCGGTCAGTTCACCGTCGGACGGTGCCGAGCGTGCGGCGCGGCAGATGGGGGGCCGGGTCGCCGCCACCAAACCGGGGACGGCGACGGGCGAAACTGTGTCGGCCCAACCGTCCCGGCCATCGGCGGGCGCGCGCCAGGGCGGGCTTTCGGGCGTTTTCGGCCCGCAAGCCGGTGAAGGCCGCCCGTTGCCCGACGCGCTGCGCGCCGAAATGGAAGCAGCTTTCGGCGCCGATTTCCGGGCGGTGCGCGTCCATGACGACAGCGGTGCCGACCGGCTGAGCCGAAGCCTGGAGGCGCGTGCCTTCACCTATGGCAGCGACATTTTCTTCGCGGACGGCAGCTTTGCGCCAGAGGCCAGCAACGGCAAGGCACTGATCGCGCACGAACTGACCCACACCCTTCAACAGGCGCAAAGCGCACCTTCGATCGCACGTGACGGCGAACGCAAGACGACGCTGCAATGCGTCAACGAAAATCTGTCGAGTGCCGGGGTGGCCTCCTGGTTGCTGGCGATCGTCGGCACGACCTGCGGGCTGATCGGCGCCCTGGCCGGAAGCCCCACCGGGCCGGGCGCGGCCGGGACCGCAGCCTTTGGCGCAGCGGTGTGCATCGCCGGCGTCATCGGCTTCTCGGTCGGTGCTGTGCTTGGCATCATCACCGGCTGCTCCCGGGATCCCGATTTCCGCAGCGCCGGGGCGAATCCACGATGAGCAGGCGGGACACATGCCATGAATGCACTTTTCGCGTGGATCAGCGCCATTCTTTTGGGCGTCGTTCTTCTTGTCGCCTTGTTCTGGGGCAATTTTCAGGGTCGCACTGCTTATCTGCTGATCGGCGTGGCCTT is a window from the Polymorphobacter fuscus genome containing:
- a CDS encoding phage tail sheath family protein, which encodes MPAVLTYPGVYIEETASGVRSIAGVATSIAAFVGRTRRGPTNEPIVINSYGDFERRFGGLWVASPLSFAVRDFYLNGGGTAIIVRLFHPQFADAAARTAALAAATTEAQTGADLVAAAATTAAGAGGATAAGVAAAAQTAAGTAVGTSGLAAGNAVAAAAAAAAAAPAATPATVSAAATGAVADAVTAAAASAAPVTAASIDANGLSLEAASPGDWGNLLRARIDHDVAVDPANPAAATMMFNLTVRDGQTGEVEVHRNLSVDPGHPRRADLVLKDSSALVRAPTLPAARPGASTTTPGTDPWATNTPATNAAVAEADRAGNGNALTAGDFTPAGAAAAKQGLYALDKADQFNLLCIPPHTPEGSIEAALVDAGIAYCTGRRAMMIVDPPADWDSKEDAIAGVDAGVGTASANAALFFPRIVQQNPLRDNREEAFAPCGAIAGLIARIDGQRGVWKAPAGLDATLVNVPKLSVPLTDLENGELNPLGVNCLRALPGAGRVVWGARTRRGSDRLADQWKYIPVRRTALYIEESLYRGTQWVVFEPNDEPLWASIRLNIGAFLHGLFRQGAFQGTAPRDAYFVKCDKDTTLQADIDRGVVNIVVGFAPLKPAEFVVIRLQQIAGQIQA
- a CDS encoding DUF4255 domain-containing protein; the encoded protein is MSNHLAIANVTAAIGQIAHGAAQGAVGGVGIRYGRPNATDTGGRVNVYLYQIVPNAALRNADLPTRSGTGGLAGRPTAALDLHYLVSFYGNAQLFEPDRMAGAVVRDLHARPVLDAATLANAVASNAASLTGSNLGQTLERVTLTPMSLTIDDMSRLWSLFTQAPHTLSVAYRAGVVLIDALESGPAPAPVLRRGDDGRGVLTSIDRTPRLTTAWVGFAASVDRQPPLPSLPVAMPGTLLRIAGTDLDGERLDLHFVHPRRADRSLTIAAADRSASEIRLAIPDDGADWAAGLYAVTAEVVRDGTLLRAPLWPLVLAPRVTGLSPNPAGPAGGSVAITVTTAPIVLATQAASLRAGPITVAAEPRGLDSDPLVFILDPAPVLAGALVRLTVDGAESLPVVIDAVSGDFAFDDGQRLTIA
- a CDS encoding ATP-binding protein, with protein sequence MSAAPAPDMAAKAWFAANDAWLAAMMAQLRHRLNLAAPPPPAAGPADMPAPPPRRGLFGLWGSDADAAEPTMLLPPPGPVSAAIEEKRLADAVAEAEAHDPPPALVALGQRFQLTPFERDILALCVAAELDPGIAAALPGGRPSFAIALAVLPDGAWEALAPDRPLRHWQLVAVDRGEGRSLAASPLRIDERILNHAKGLQHRDARLAPLLRPLAPAPDHLPGSQWAGAGAVATALGADAPGLAVLRGSDLASKHDVAAAAAAAHGLSLYSLAADDLPAAPEEIELLARLWHREALLAPLALFIDAQGPVVDGAAARAVRFAARSGGPLLLASRAAVPLGFDPLADVEVQRPTAAEQVALWQDALADTDDAIARPLAGRFDLDRRTIADAGRAALSGAPETPLHDRLMAATRDRTRPRLDRLADRVAVKAGLADIVLPPAPAAQLAQLVAQVENRVTVLGDWGFGDRMNRGMGVSALFVGDSGTGKTMAAEAVAHELGLDLYRIDLSAVVSKYIGETEKNLGALFDAAEAGSAVLLFDEADALFGKRSEVKDAHDRFANIEIDYLLQRMEAFRGLAILTTNMKAALDPAFTRRLRFIVDFPYPGAAERERIWQRAFPPAVPLDSIDVARLARLDLTGAAIQSVALNAAFAAADRGTPVTMPLLMDAARAEFRKLDRPVNEADFRTAPPVPKGVAA
- a CDS encoding YciI family protein; the protein is MRVMILVKATADSEAGHFPMPWTASMMAAMGRFNDDLAAAGVLVTGDGLKPSSHGRRVVFDGADRTVVAGPFAATSELVAGFWLWDVADMDAAVAWVRRCPNPMPGPSIIEIRPLYESNDLPDF
- a CDS encoding DUF4157 domain-containing protein — protein: MGALAEFLGHDLAHVATHSNDRSQELSALGFQLGRAANTNGRLPPVDTTRQLLAHGLAGMMQQPSGSGAMSVSSPSDGAERAARQMGGRVAATKPGTATGETVSAQPSRPSAGARQGGLSGVFGPQAGEGRPLPDALRAEMEAAFGADFRAVRVHDDSGADRLSRSLEARAFTYGSDIFFADGSFAPEASNGKALIAHELTHTLQQAQSAPSIARDGERKTTLQCVNENLSSAGVASWLLAIVGTTCGLIGALAGSPTGPGAAGTAAFGAAVCIAGVIGFSVGAVLGIITGCSRDPDFRSAGANPR
- a CDS encoding phage tail protein — encoded protein: MPQFTVNASRFDPYKNFKFRVSLEGRYVAGISKVGALKRTTEVVKHREGGDPSSSRKSPGRTEYEAITLERGVTHDVEFERWANKVWNFGSGLGSEVSLKDFRKDLIIEVYNEAGQKVIAYKIFRAWVSEFQAQADLDANANAVLIQSIKLEHEGWERDYEVAEPSEPSFTEPA